In Sus scrofa isolate TJ Tabasco breed Duroc chromosome 11, Sscrofa11.1, whole genome shotgun sequence, the following proteins share a genomic window:
- the RPL21 gene encoding 60S ribosomal protein L21, translating to MTNTKGKRRGTRYMFSRPFRKHGVVPLATYMRIYKKGDIVDIKGMGTVQKGMPHKCYHGKTGRVYNVTQHAVGIVVNKQVKGKILAKRINVRIEHIKHSKSRDSFLKRVKENDQKKKEAKEKGTWVQLKRQPAPPREAHFVRTNGKEPELLEPIPYEFMA from the exons ATGACAAACacgaagggaaagaggaggggcacCCGCTATATGTTCTCTCGGCCTTTTAGAAAACATG GAGTCGTTCCTTTGGCCACATACATGCGAATCTACAAGAAAGGTGATATTGTAGACATCAAG GGAATGGGCACTGTTCAAAAAGGAATGCCCCACAAGTGTTACCATGGCAAAACTGGAAGAGTCTACAATGTAACCCAGCATGCTGTTGGCATTGTTGTAAACAAACAGGTTAA gggCAAGATTCTTGCCAAGAGAATTAATGTGCGTATCGAGCATATCAAACACTCTAAGAGCCGAGACAGCTTCCTGAAACGTGTGAAGGAAAACgatcagaaaaagaaggaagccaAAGAGAAAGGGACTTGGGTTCAGCTGAAGCGCCAG CCTGCTCCACCCAGAGAAGCTCACTTCGTGAGAACCAACGGAAAGGAGCCTGAACTGTTGGAACCCATTCCTTATGAATTCATGGCATGA